The genomic window CCCGCCGACTTTCAAAAGCCGGTCACGCAGCAACCTGCTACCAGAGCGGATAAATGTCATTTGGGTTTGCAGACTTTGACGCCTGACGGCGACGCACGGCACGCCAAATTCCAAAACCAACGCCCGCGATGGCGACCACACCCAGCAAGATCAACGTCCAGTCCATCGTGTTTCGCCTCCGCATTTGTTGGTCGCCGGCGCGTCGCAGCTAGCGGACGCGCTTCAGCCAGCCATTCACAAAATAGGTGATTGGGCTGCACTCGCCGCTTTCATCAAACTTGAAGTCCGGCTGCCCCAATTCGAACTCGGGATGGTCAGCCAGAAAGTCCTGCACCGCCGTCTGCGGATTATTGACATCCCAGTCGTCGTCCGTCGCGCGGCCTCCCACGACCTGCTTCATGATGCCGTCGCAGGCAACAATGTAGGAGCCGACGGAGACCAGCGGCGCATAGGCTTCAAGCTCTTTGCGCACATGATCCCGTGAATGATTGGCATCAAGCAGCACGAGCACTGTTTCCGCGTCACCAATCTCTTTTTTCACCTCTGCCACAGTATCAGGCGCAACTGAATCGCCCTCGATCATGGTGATCAGCGGGTAGAGCTCATGGGCTTCCACCGCGGCACGGTTGTGCGGGCGGATTTCAATGTCCACCGCAACCATGCGGCCCTTGCCCATCAGCTTCATCAGCGACGCATAGAAAATCGCCGAGCCGCCATGGGCAAATCCGGTCTCGAAAACAACGTCCGGCTTGAGGTCGTAAATGACTTCCTGCACACGCAGAAGATCTTCCGGCAACTGAATGACCGGCCGACCGAACCAGGTAAAGGTATAAAGATGTTTCGCATCCCAGCCCGCCCGCAGCCAGGCTTTGCTGACAACCTCAAAGCCCTCGCGTGAGCCAAGCGCAAAGGTCTCTTCGTTGCCATCAAGCCGCTGAGTAACAGTGCCGGCGACTTCGTCAATCTCAATCATCTGTCATACCTTGATATTCCCGCCAGACGCGCGACAGCGCGTCTTTGATCGGCGTTGGCTGAAATCCGAATTCATCCTGAATCCGCGCCACATTGATTGGCGGGAACATGACAATCTCCGCATCCGGTGTAAAGGCGGCGGATGCGCCGCTCAATTCTGCAAGAATGTCCACAATCTCGCCGATCGGCTGGTTTTGCCCGAATGCGAGGTTGTAGAGGCGGTGACGCCCGTGGACGAGCTTCGGAATGAGGTTAACCACGTCATCAATCAACACAAAGTCTTTGGCCGATTGCCGCGATGTCCGAAGCTGGATCGCTCCGTTATCCGCCTCACCCAGCAAGGCTGACATCAGCGCGTCAGACCGGTCGCGCGCGCCGAAAACATTGGACAACCGCACAACCCGCACATCTTCACGCGGCAATGCCAGGCAAAGAGCCTCTCCGGCAACTTTACTGGCGTTGTACAATTGCAGGGGGTCATTGGGATTGATTGCCAACGGCCCGTCCTCAAGTCCCTCCGCCGCCCCTTCGTAAACGCGTGTCGATGAAAAGTAGAGAAAGCTCTCAAACGTTGCCGTCGCCAGCATCTGCGACAGCGCGGACACATGAGCATCCATCGTGTCGATCGGCCGCCATCTGAAATCAGCCGTTACGCCGGCTGCAAAGATCACATGCCCCAGGTTTTCGTCGCCATCAGGCTGGTACCGGTCCTGGGCCCGAACCTCGTGGCCCAGCGCCTGGAGATGCGCGACCAGCGACGACCCAATAAAGCCGCGTGCCCCCACCACAGTGAAAAGCTCAGATCGCGCCTGCTCATCTTGGGGACCGGACATGCCTGGCTATCAATCAATAATCGGCTGGTGCAGCGCCGGATCACGGTGATGGAGAATCTTCGGGCTGACGCCGCGGCGCACCTTGGCTCCGATATCAGCCGCAAGGTCGGGTCTTTTCGTGGCGATCAGGTTGAAGCCATGCGGCGGCCCCTCGAGATAGGCGTCATCGGTCGGCACCAACTCCAGCGGTGCGTCAGCCAGAGCAGCATTGCCCTGATAATCGCGAATGGCGAACGCCGTGTATCCGGCATCCAGAACCAGCCGCAACACATCCGTTTGCTCCAGACCGTTGCTCCAGTCCGTGTAGGCACCATGGATTTCAAAAACAATGTCGGGGCAGGCGCCGGCGGGTTTTGCCAGCTGTTGTGCCGCACCTTCCAGGGCTTTGACTTCACCGCCCTCAATGTCCAGCACGATGAGATCGAGCTGGCCAATCCCCTTCTCGGCGCAATACCCATCAATGGTGACGGTGGGAATGCCCTGATCCACGCCCGCATCCACTTCAAAGGTCCGCGCGTGGGAGTCATCACCTTCAAACCGCAGGAAGGTCTTGCTGTCCCACAGCCCTTCCGCCCGAACATCCAGATTGGACAGCCCATTCGCACCCGCATTGGCGGACAAAGCGGTGCGTTGCTCATCATTGGGCTC from Candidatus Phaeomarinobacter ectocarpi includes these protein-coding regions:
- a CDS encoding cephalosporin hydroxylase family protein; the encoded protein is MIEIDEVAGTVTQRLDGNEETFALGSREGFEVVSKAWLRAGWDAKHLYTFTWFGRPVIQLPEDLLRVQEVIYDLKPDVVFETGFAHGGSAIFYASLMKLMGKGRMVAVDIEIRPHNRAAVEAHELYPLITMIEGDSVAPDTVAEVKKEIGDAETVLVLLDANHSRDHVRKELEAYAPLVSVGSYIVACDGIMKQVVGGRATDDDWDVNNPQTAVQDFLADHPEFELGQPDFKFDESGECSPITYFVNGWLKRVR
- a CDS encoding NAD-dependent epimerase/dehydratase family protein → MSGPQDEQARSELFTVVGARGFIGSSLVAHLQALGHEVRAQDRYQPDGDENLGHVIFAAGVTADFRWRPIDTMDAHVSALSQMLATATFESFLYFSSTRVYEGAAEGLEDGPLAINPNDPLQLYNASKVAGEALCLALPREDVRVVRLSNVFGARDRSDALMSALLGEADNGAIQLRTSRQSAKDFVLIDDVVNLIPKLVHGRHRLYNLAFGQNQPIGEIVDILAELSGASAAFTPDAEIVMFPPINVARIQDEFGFQPTPIKDALSRVWREYQGMTDD
- a CDS encoding FkbM family methyltransferase produces the protein MPKPQDVLARALCEIGLDEQARLEMTSLLKSWEARHQGIGRDLREEVSAHVVDALYGDVGEVTKTLKSGVKFTLPYRSKIAREYALSEPQPDHVWEPQTTRTLLELANSARQVIIGGAYAGDHAVLMAHKMASAGGHVHCFEPNDEQRTALSANAGANGLSNLDVRAEGLWDSKTFLRFEGDDSHARTFEVDAGVDQGIPTVTIDGYCAEKGIGQLDLIVLDIEGGEVKALEGAAQQLAKPAGACPDIVFEIHGAYTDWSNGLEQTDVLRLVLDAGYTAFAIRDYQGNAALADAPLELVPTDDAYLEGPPHGFNLIATKRPDLAADIGAKVRRGVSPKILHHRDPALHQPIID